In the genome of Mycobacterium kansasii ATCC 12478, one region contains:
- a CDS encoding SRPBCC family protein, with product MAQVSAASTILINAEPAAALDAVADYRNVRPKILSPQYSEYEVLEGGQGQGTVAKWRLQATKSRVRNVQVSVDVAGHTVIEKDANSSMITNWTVAPAGPGCSVTVKTAWNGAGGVKGFFEKTFAPLGLKRIQGEVLANLKKQLEG from the coding sequence ATGGCACAGGTGAGCGCAGCCAGCACGATCTTGATCAATGCTGAGCCCGCGGCCGCACTCGACGCAGTGGCCGATTACCGGAACGTCCGCCCGAAAATCCTCTCTCCGCAGTACAGCGAGTACGAGGTGCTCGAGGGCGGCCAGGGGCAGGGCACGGTCGCGAAGTGGCGGCTGCAGGCGACCAAATCCCGAGTGCGCAATGTACAGGTCAGCGTTGACGTCGCGGGCCACACGGTGATCGAGAAGGACGCGAACTCGTCCATGATCACCAATTGGACGGTGGCTCCCGCGGGACCGGGCTGCAGCGTCACCGTCAAGACCGCCTGGAACGGCGCCGGGGGCGTCAAGGGCTTCTTCGAAAAGACGTTTGCGCCGCTGGGCTTGAAGCGGATTCAGGGCGAGGTACTGGCCAACCTGAAGAAGCAGCTGGAGGGCTAA
- a CDS encoding FAD-binding oxidoreductase, translated as MPARESALSTYTSGVERLLASYRCIPATATVRLAKPTSNLFRARTKRDAPGLDTSGLTGVIGVDPDARTADVAGMCTYEDLVAATLRYGLSPLVVPQLKTITLGGAVTGLGIESASFRNGLPHESVLEMDILTGAGELLTASPDQHADLYRTFPNSYGTLGYSTRLRIELEPVKPFVALRHIRFHSLAEMIAAMERIVDTHGLDGVPVDYLDGVVFGADESYLCVGVRTTTPGPVSDYTGQDIYYRSIRHGTGVREDRLTIHDYFWRWDTDWFWCSRAFGAQNPRLRRWWPRRYRRSSVYWKLVAVDQRFGIADRIEKRRGRPARERVVQDVEVPIGRTGEFLEWFLGNVPITPIWVCPLRLRHPSGWPLYPIQPDRTYVNIGFWSSVPVGATEGATNRAIEAKVSELDGHKSLYSDSYYTREEFDELYGGESYSTEKKIYDPDSRLLDLYAKAVQRR; from the coding sequence ATGCCCGCCCGTGAATCTGCGCTGTCCACCTACACATCGGGCGTCGAGCGATTGCTGGCGAGCTATCGTTGCATTCCGGCAACCGCCACCGTCCGGTTGGCCAAGCCCACCTCAAATCTGTTCCGCGCCCGCACCAAACGCGATGCCCCCGGCCTGGATACCTCCGGACTGACCGGCGTCATCGGTGTGGATCCCGATGCCCGCACCGCCGACGTGGCAGGCATGTGCACGTACGAGGACCTGGTCGCGGCGACGTTGCGTTACGGCCTGTCGCCGCTGGTAGTTCCGCAACTGAAGACCATCACCCTCGGCGGGGCGGTCACCGGCCTGGGCATCGAGTCGGCATCGTTTCGCAATGGCCTGCCGCACGAGTCGGTGCTGGAAATGGACATTCTCACCGGCGCCGGCGAATTGCTCACCGCATCCCCCGACCAGCACGCCGACCTGTACCGCACATTTCCGAATTCCTATGGGACACTGGGATATTCGACCCGCCTGCGAATCGAGCTGGAGCCGGTCAAACCCTTTGTGGCGTTGCGGCACATCCGATTCCACTCATTGGCCGAGATGATCGCGGCGATGGAACGCATTGTCGACACCCACGGACTCGACGGAGTCCCGGTGGATTACCTCGACGGAGTAGTCTTCGGCGCCGACGAGAGCTACCTGTGCGTGGGCGTGCGGACGACGACTCCGGGCCCAGTCAGCGACTACACCGGACAAGACATCTACTACCGGTCCATCCGGCATGGGACCGGAGTCAGAGAGGACCGGTTGACCATCCACGACTACTTCTGGCGCTGGGACACCGACTGGTTCTGGTGTTCCCGCGCGTTCGGCGCGCAGAACCCCCGGCTGCGGCGCTGGTGGCCGCGCCGCTACCGGCGCAGCAGCGTCTACTGGAAGCTGGTGGCGGTCGATCAGCGCTTCGGAATCGCCGACCGGATCGAGAAGCGCAGGGGACGTCCGGCGCGCGAGCGGGTCGTGCAAGACGTCGAGGTGCCCATCGGGCGCACCGGCGAATTCCTGGAATGGTTCCTAGGCAATGTGCCGATCACACCAATCTGGGTGTGCCCATTGCGGCTACGCCACCCGAGCGGGTGGCCGCTGTACCCGATCCAGCCGGATCGCACCTACGTCAATATCGGGTTCTGGTCATCGGTGCCGGTAGGTGCCACCGAGGGCGCGACGAACCGGGCGATCGAGGCGAAGGTGAGCGAACTCGACGGCCACAAGTCGCTTTACTCCGACAGCTACTACACCCGCGAGGAGTTTGACGAGCTCTACGGCGGGGAGTCTTACAGCACCGAGAAAAAGATCTACGACCCGGACTCGCGTCTACTCGACCTCTACGCAAAGGCGGTACAACGACGATGA
- a CDS encoding Rv3717 family N-acetylmuramoyl-L-alanine amidase, with protein MDVRVGLRVGIAFLLSGVIGILTGAWSPPRATAAPATVAGMVVFIDPGHNGANDASIGRQVPTGRGGTKDCQASGTSTNSGYPEHTFTWDTALRLRAALNALGVRTAMSRGNDNALGPCVDERANMANALRPNAVVSLHADGGPATGRGFHVNYSAPPLNATQAGPSVQFAKVMRDQLQASGIPPANYIGQDGLYGRSDLAGLNLAQYPSILVELGNMKNPADSALIESAEGRQKYANALVRGIAGFLAAQSQAR; from the coding sequence GTGGACGTACGAGTAGGCCTGCGTGTCGGGATCGCCTTCCTGCTCAGCGGGGTCATCGGAATACTCACCGGGGCCTGGTCGCCACCGAGGGCGACTGCCGCCCCCGCCACTGTCGCCGGCATGGTCGTATTCATCGACCCCGGCCACAACGGGGCCAACGACGCGTCGATCGGGCGCCAGGTACCCACGGGTCGCGGTGGCACCAAGGATTGCCAAGCCAGCGGAACGTCGACCAACAGCGGCTATCCGGAACACACCTTCACCTGGGACACGGCGCTGCGGCTCCGGGCCGCGCTCAACGCGCTGGGGGTGCGCACCGCCATGTCGCGCGGCAACGACAACGCGCTGGGGCCGTGCGTCGACGAGCGGGCCAACATGGCCAACGCCCTGCGCCCCAACGCGGTCGTCAGCCTGCACGCCGACGGCGGGCCGGCCACCGGCCGCGGCTTCCACGTCAACTACTCCGCGCCGCCACTGAATGCGACCCAGGCCGGACCCTCGGTGCAGTTCGCCAAGGTGATGCGAGACCAGCTTCAGGCCTCGGGCATTCCACCGGCCAACTACATCGGCCAGGACGGCCTGTACGGACGTTCCGACCTGGCGGGCCTGAACCTGGCGCAGTATCCGTCGATCCTGGTCGAGCTGGGCAACATGAAGAACCCGGCGGACTCGGCGCTGATCGAATCCGCCGAGGGCCGGCAAAAGTACGCCAACGCGCTGGTCCGCGGCATCGCAGGTTTCCTGGCCGCCCAAAGCCAGGCGCGTTAG
- a CDS encoding YbaB/EbfC family nucleoid-associated protein — protein MQPGGDMSALLAQAQQMQQKLLEAQHQLANSEVHGQAGGGLVQVRVKGSGEVIGVTIDPKVVDPNDIETLQDLIVGAMRDASQQVTKMAQERLGALAGAMRPPAPPGAPGMPGAPGAPGMPGMPGAPGAPGMPGMPGAPGAPGMPGV, from the coding sequence ATGCAACCTGGAGGCGATATGTCGGCACTGCTGGCCCAGGCGCAGCAGATGCAGCAGAAGCTACTGGAAGCCCAGCACCAACTGGCCAACTCTGAGGTGCACGGCCAAGCCGGTGGTGGCTTGGTCCAGGTTCGTGTCAAAGGCAGCGGCGAGGTGATCGGTGTGACGATCGACCCCAAGGTCGTCGACCCCAACGACATCGAGACCTTGCAGGACCTGATCGTCGGTGCGATGCGCGATGCGTCGCAGCAGGTGACGAAGATGGCGCAGGAACGGCTGGGAGCATTGGCCGGGGCGATGCGCCCGCCGGCGCCGCCGGGGGCGCCGGGTATGCCCGGTGCGCCGGGGGCGCCAGGTATGCCGGGTATGCCCGGTGCACCGGGGGCGCCAGGTATGCCGGGTATGCCCGGTGCGCCGGGGGCGCCAGGTATGCCGGGGGTCTGA